In Cutaneotrichosporon cavernicola HIS019 DNA, chromosome: 1, one DNA window encodes the following:
- a CDS encoding uncharacterized protein (Peptidase family M28), producing MLIPFLTSLLSILPTARADSLFVTPSAPSGAHPHCFATSYRGHYAGLHAYLLSEDCTSAALNTRFESATLVRLGTEGRRIVWVGASNALPSTHRDMLAAWETIDNIASSLLSSQHEDGQTLFSTESFQVSLDRLPTLVHASESGLYLSVPSSILPVLDTFLPAHLRPVAFPPHPLALPSTSGNRWGIPAEKAEHLTNIAKNLRFDPKIAAIASTISAKEILEDVRYLTGEREDSDIESRHSFHPDIINALIWVRREMRALGIDCSPYRHEEGFAPGLLCSIYPESDSEEQVIISAHIDSRGTFGSLRAPGANDDGSGSAHLLAIARAISQHNVTFEHPVTFAFFTGEEQGLVMSNHFAHTLKKENVSVQLNLQADMLGYRLPGEPLQLALPATIDLPEASYLVANISQLYAPELVVGRTAACCSDHQSFLQHGFPATQVFERNGWIADPMYHNSGDLSDREGYDAEQIKSIAKVTMATVFEVAGWRHGK from the exons ATGCTCATACCCTTCCTCacttctcttctctccatTCTTCCAACAGCCCGCGCAGACTCGCTCTTCGTCACACCGTCCGCTCCAAGCGGAGCCCACCCCCACTGCTTCGCCACATCGTATCGCGGACATTATGCCGGCCTGCACGCTTATCTCCTCTCGGAGGACTGTACCTCGGCGGCGTTAAACACCAGGTTCGAGTCAGCCACCCTAGTGCGACTGGGCACAGAGGGCCGCCGCATCGTCTGGGTGGGTGCATCCAACGCCCTTCCCTCTACGCATCGTGACATGCTTGCTGCATGGGAGACTATTGACAACATCGCCAGCAGCCTTCTCTCCAGCCAACATGAGGACGGCCAGACGTTGTTCTCTACAGAGTCGTTCCAGGTCTCGCTCGACCGCCTGCCAACCCTTGTTCACGCGTCGGAAAGTGGACTCTACCTCTCTGTGCCGAGCAGCATCCTGCCCGTTCTGGACACCTTCCTGCCTGCGCATCTCAGGCCCGTGGCCTTCCCTCCGCACCCTTTGGCACTCCCAAGCACGAGCGGCAACAGATGGGGCATTCCGGCGGAAAAGGCTGAGCACCTCACCAATATCGCCAAGAACCTCCGCTTTGACCCGAAGATCGCCGCGATTGCGTCCACTATCTCGGCGAAGGAGATTCTCGAGGATGTCCGATATCTCACTGGTGAGAGGGAGGACAGTGACATTGAGTCGCGGCACTCGTTCCACCCTGACATTATCAACGCACTCATTTGGGTTCGTC GCGAGATGCGCGCGCTGGGCATCGACTGCTCCCCATACCGGCATGAGGAGGGCTTTGCACCTGGTCTCCTCTGCAGCATCTACCCAGAGTCGGACTCTGAGGAGCAGGTGATCATCTCTGCCCACATCGATTCACGGGGAACGTTCGGCAGCTTGCGTGCACCCGGTGCAAATGACGATGGGAGTGGCAGCGCTCATCTGCTTGCCATAGCTCGCGCTATCTCTCAGCACAACGTTACGTTTGAACACCCCGTCACCTTTGCCTTCTTTActggcgaggagcagggCCTGGTCATGTCGAATCACTTTGCGCACACGCTTAAGAAGGAGAACGTCAGTGTCCAGCTGAATCTCCAGGCGGATATGTTGGGATACCGGCTGCCAGGGGAGCCATTGCAGCTTGCCCTTCCCGCTAC CATTGATCTTCCCGAAGCGTCATACCTTGTCGCAAACATTTCGCAGCTGTATGCGCCGGAACTTGTCGTGGGCCGGACGGCTGCGTGCTGCTCAGACCACCAGAGTTTCCTCCAGCACGGGTTCCCAGCGACGCAGGTCTTCGAACGCAACGGGTGGATTGCGGATCCCATGTACCACAACTCGGGCGATTTGAGCGACCGTGAAGGTTATGATGCTGAGCAGATAAAGTCCATCGCCAAGGTCACCATGGCAACAGTGTTTGAAGTCGCAGGTTGGCGGCACGGCAAGTAA
- a CDS encoding uncharacterized protein (Repeat domain in Vibrio, Colwellia, Bradyrhizobium and Shewanella), whose protein sequence is MRAGPLALLLAPLIPVVHGIWPFKQKRFMAEALYNAGTLGLPKDAGRVVAIGDVDGDQNSDLFMLSQDRKTLHVMVWNRDAFMYEERDTVTFEHEITNVTPADFNGDGRMDLLVMWSANSGGGFWGNKGKMSTDMEIIMGNEGGLSKGERWSLPPAGLAQPMLFDDDLDLSPSLLGFAETQDGPKIKAWRNTGHAMRLFTPMLKPIDQVCQLTHPPAGAHSSAFIDMDGDCAPDVVLHCGGAKANNRKLQVWLNRGKEGYILSNTWNLPLGSRSISYADMNRNGAMDLVFPTCKRVLPSTGLGEACKIHVAYNNQAGLCNTKTSQYSPSGRIICRGYDELCSADPYFDFQFWENSPEFPTVAIDKLFPGFKLMINVPGHTDVPLPIRPGDFDVDGFPDLLITISDGKKSLVKVLHNVPCGKDVPGCGNFSAKYSRGFQVLGGKGWEALEAIEDAIGASWIDLDDDGSLDIMVHRTGKQDGETVTFIQNNFYHDAFFLKGQVLNGACDRRRCFPVDGGKPYSALGCSISGATFKFTSFDTRGNRHAQNVAQLPQTCYHSLLSPHTFMGLGRTNNYIENLKVGTSLKSDENRVTSLDGVIPNSQVILNPPWSRALRTNETVLYRSKEWRTELFLHPGDWIPWVAAAVVGTVVTLGMVVVWLGEREKREDEKERRRALHAINFQAL, encoded by the exons ATGCGCGCCGGtccgctcgcgcttctcctcgcacCTCTAATACCGGTCGTCCATGGGATATGGCCGTTCAAGCAGAAACGTTTCATGGCAGAGGCGCTGTACAACGCAGGTACGCTCGGATTGCCAAAGGACGCAGGGCGTGTTGTTGCGATCGGCGATGTAGACGGCGACCAGAA CTCTGACTTGTTTATGCTCTCCCAAGATCGGAAGACGCTACATGTCATGGTGTGGAACCGTGATGCGTTCATGTACGAGGAGCGGGATACGGTCACCTTTGAGCACGAGATCACGAACGTTACGCCGGCGGACTTTAACGGCGATGGGCGTATGGACTTGCTCGTCATGTGGTCTGCGAACAGTGGCGGTGGGTTTTGGGGGAACAAAGGCAAGATGTCGACCGACATGGAGATTATCATGGGCAACGAAGGGGGGTTGTCAAagggggagaggtggagCCTGCCGCCCGCAGGGCTCGCGCAACCTATGCTCTTCgatgacgacctcgacttaTCCCCATCACTGCTGGGATTCGCGGAGACACAAGACGGGCCCAAGATCAAGGCATGGCGCAATACGGGGCACGCGATGCGCTTGTTCACTCCGATGCTGAAGCCCATTGACCAAGTATGCCAGCTCACCCACCCCCCTGCGGGCGCGCACTCATCTGCGTTTATAGATATGGACGGCGATTGTGCGCCGGACGTCGTTTTGCAttgcggcggcgccaaAGCCAACAACCGTAAATTGCAAGTGTGGCTCAACCGAGGCAAGGAGGGGTATATCCTCAGCAACACGTGGAACTTGCCACTCGGGTCGCGATCAATCTCGTATGCTGATATGA ACCGTAATGGCGCCATGGACCTCGTGTTCCCAACATGTAAAAGGGTCCTGCCCAGCACAGGACTTGGCGAGGCCTGTAAGATCCACGTCGCGTACAACAACCAGGCGGGACTCTGCAATACCAAGACGTCGCAGTACTCACCAAGTGGCCGGATTATTTGCAGGGGTTACGACGAGCTCTGCAGCGCGGACCCATACTTTGACTTCCAGTTCTGGGAGAACAGCCCC GAATTCCCAACGGTCGCGATCGACAAGCTTTTCCCCGGCTTCAAGCTTATGATCAATGTCCCAGGACATACCGACGTCCCCCTCCCAATCCGCCCGGGCGACTTTGACGTCGATGGCTTCCCGGATCTCCTGATCACGATCAGCGACGGCAAAAAGTCGCTTGTCAAGGTCCTCCACAACGTGCCGTGCGGCAAGGACGTGCCGGGTTGCGGCAACTTTAGTGCCAAGTACAGCCGGGGATTCCAAGTGCTCGGCGGCAAGGGTTgggaggcgctcgaggcgatcgaggacgccatcggcgcgagctggatcgacctcgacgacgac GGATCTCTCGACATCATGGTGCACCGTACAGGCAAGCAGGACGGAGAGACTGTAACGTTCATCCAGAACAACTTTTACCACGACGCGTTCTTCCTCAAGGGCCAAG TGCTTAATGGCGCGTGTGATCGGAGGCGATGCTTCCCAGTTGACGGCGGCAAGCCGTACTCG GCACTGGGTTGCAGCATAAGTGGAGCGACTTTCAAGTTCACGTCCTTTGACACACGGGGGAATCGGCATGCTCAGAACG tcgCGCAGCTTCCCCAGACGTGTTACCACTCGTTGCTCTCGCCGCACACTTTCATGGGCCTGGGCCGAACAAACAACTACATCGAG AATCTGAAGGTTGGCACGTCACTCAAGTCTGACGAGAACCGGGTAACGTCACTCGATGGTGTGATACCCAACTCGCAGGTAATCCTGAACCCACCATGGTCGCGAGCGCTCCGCACGAACGAGACGGTGCTGTACCGCTCCAAAGAGTGGCGCACCGAGCTCTTCTTGCACCCAGGCGACTGGATCCCATGGGTCGCTGCCGCTGTTGTGGGGACAGTGGTGACGCTGGGGATGGTGGTCGTGTGGCTCGgagagcgcgagaagcgtgaggacgagaaggagcgccGGCGAGCGCTGCACGCGATCAACTTCCAGGCGTTGTAG
- a CDS encoding uncharacterized protein (AMP-binding enzyme), with the protein MSYNGKPAEMFWKPGDARPHSDEEPFMDKFRQAANKRYGVNLKDYWEFHTWSVKEHAKFMDLAWDYLGLIGERGDGPAFIPGVPMDQEQPYFPTARINVAENLLLAHKSALSKTKYAMIATVEGDPASGSKEPKETRRISYYELYHEVRKASHALRKMGVKPGESVVSFAATNCEMLVVFMAAVAIGAIFSSTPAEFGVNAVLDRYDIIKPRVLFTIDAYRYNGKEHDVSERAREVVRRLGGIEHVVCIGHLNESREPSLDSLKGYPDGPAIHTWHGFLGQGNDAPKKIDFARMPFNHPMWIVFSSGTTGKPKSIMGPGGGVMLMRKLVYTVHFNMDHRDSYLQFATMGWIVWNMHIMWTTIGGTVVAYDGSPFYPQEVLWRLIEKYKVTQLGASPRYLQTLDKDGFKPSSGRDVSSLAQIYTTGAPVTPTVYEYIKREIPWVFLNNASGGTELGGSALQSNHTMPMYKGELMGPVLGVDVIAAAPDGRALAGEEGTMVFRSPFPNMPYEFAGNPKESRERYVDTYFSDWTNPPMFNMNDSVYLNPETRGWNVLGRADGVLNPSGVRFGSSELYYIIEKDFGNDIEDSIAVGQKMGDDERVLLFIKTIGDKPLSPELTGRLKKAIANGLSRRHVPEIIAQCPGVPVTATGKKLEPSVKKIVNGVSLAKINRTGVANPELYPWFEAWTAAHSGKKQARL; encoded by the exons ATGTCGTACAACGGGAAGCCAGCTGAAATGTTCTGGAAGCCGGGGGACGCACGGCCCCATTCG gacgaggagccgTTCATGGACAAGTTCCGCCAGGCTGCGAACAAGCGTTACGGGGTCAACCTGAAGGACTACTGGGAGTTCCACACCTGGAGCGTCAAGGAGCACGCCAAGTTTATGGACCTCGCATGGGACTATCTCGGTCTcatcggcgagcgcggagACGGACCTGCCTTTATCCCAGGAGTACCAATGGACCAGGAGCAGCCCTACTTCCCAACGGCGCGGATCAA CGTCGCGGAGAACCTTTTGCTTGCGCACAAGTCGGCTCTCAGCAAGACCAAGTACGCGATGATTGCGACGGTCGAGGGTGACCCGGCGAGCGGGAGCAAGGAGCCCAAGGAGACCCGGCGTATCTCGTACTACGAGCTGTACCACGAGGTACGCAAGGCGTCGCATGCGCTTCGCAAAATGGGCGTCAAGCCTGGAGAGAGCGTCGTGAGCTTTGCGGCGACCAACTGCGAGATGCTTGTCGTGTTCATGGCCGCGGTCGCTATCGGCGCCATCTTCTCGTCCACGCCCGCCGAGTTTGGCGTCAATGCCGTGCTCGACCGCTACGACATTATCAAGCCGCGCGTGCTCTTCACCATTGACGCGTATCGTTACAACGGCAAGGAGCACGACGTGTCtgagcgcgcgcgtgaGGTCGTCCGTCGCCTTGGCGGCatcgagcacgtcgtctGCATCGGACATCTCAACGAGAGCCGCGAGCCCTCCCTCGACTCGCTCAAGGGGTACCCCGACGGACCGGCGATTCACACCTGGCACGGCTTCCTGGGGCAGGGCAACGATGCTCCAAAGAAGATTGACTTTGCGCGAATGCCGTTCAACCACCCCATGTGGATCGTCTTCTCGTCTGGTACGACGGGCAAGCCCAAAAGCATCATGGGGCCTGGCGGTGGCGTCATGCTCATGCGCAAACTCGTATACACTGTGCACTTTAACATGGACCACCGGGACAGTTATCTCCAGTTTGCGACAATGGGGTGGATCGTCTGGAACATGCACATCATGTGGACAACGATCGGTGGCACCGTTGTCGCATACGACGGCTCGCCGTTCTACCCACAGGAGGTATTGTGGCGCCTCATCGAAAAGTACAAGGTGACACAGCTCGGCGCGTCTCCGCGCTACCTCCAGACGTTGGACAAGGACGGCTTCAAGCCTAGCTCTGGGCGCGACGTGTCGTCGCTTGCCCAGATCTACACTACTGGAGCGCCCGTTACCCCGACCGTGTACGAGTACATCAAGCGCGAAATCCCATGGGTGTTCCTTAACAACGCGTCTGGCGGTACCGAGCTTGGCGGGAGTGCGCTCCAGTCCAACCACACCATGCCCATGTACAAGGGTGAGCTCATGGGACccgtgctcggcgtcgatgtGATTGCAGCGGCACCCGACGGCCGGGCTctcgcgggcgaggagggcacTATGGTGTTCCGTTCGCCTTTCCCCAACATGCCCTACGAGTTCGCTGGCAACCCCAAGGAATCGCGCGAGCGCTACGTCGACACCTACTTCTCTGACTGGACGAACCCGCCCATGTTCAACATGAACGACAGCGTGTATCTTAACCCCGAAACGAGGGGTTGGAACGTCCTGggccgcgccgacggcgtccTCAACCCCTCGGGTGTGCGCTTCGGCTCGAGCGAGTTGTATTACATCATCGAGAAGGACTTTGGCAACGACATCGAGGACTCGATCGCCGTCGGTCAGAAGATgggggacgacgagcgcgttctcctcttcatcaAGACAATTGGCGATAAGCCACTGTCACCTGAGCTCACCGGCCGCCTCAAGAAGGCGATCGCCAACGGGctctcgcgccgccacgTTCCCGAAATCATTGCCCAGTGCCCCGGTGTCCCTGTCACTGCAACCGGCAAGAAGCTGGAACCATCCGTCAAGAAGATTGTCAACGGCGTGTCGCTGGCCAAGATCAACCGCACGGGCGTCGCCAACCCAGAGCTGTACCCATGGTTCGAGGCGTGGACCGCGGCGCACTCGGGCAAGAAGCAGGCCCGTCTGTAG
- a CDS encoding uncharacterized protein (Integral peroxisomal membrane peroxin): MPAGAADAVPPGGQAPLPPPDLMTSLPAPVLRLLIVFAGPIAALRAVLEVLLWKPERRVQSWMFLLAWWFTCLSGAYVFAWLAPPLLFAPLLPLQRLRLGERKMPVQTTPARPATSETLLQTLGDVYKILALLPPSPLPPLSATYARFRALGARRLVRGLAVIWGLWIALDHTLGTRVLVALVGTGLILAPSPPLAQVVHLAGKSLAVRRTLALVFLLIFGSPDRDYRLGSPIGWLKSKWVSSRRPSTVLASKPVKAVDSPAPADRAGNPIYFRFELHENQRWWMGLDWTSALLPQERPSWCDSHLLPVAPPQAFALPAPSSIDLPAHTHTEPRGMLRRTATWRWLDDDWSVVKKVKGAPAPSDPTPVAPPAPVARPAPGLFSPSDGRSPSIAETAFAKGLGKLKSVPLPGTPASSSPAPAKASTDSRRQRTGSESTDASHEDVVSSAAGQPEGSIPEADDETDADGWVYGDNKWENMTARGGLGKFTRRRRWTRRAVCTESVHRIAGAQTSCDEVPESGSGAATPMARRSSGGVLRGPGSSPSKAGATTASSVTSDEHKEHRPIVAPVPAPSSIVPPARTSLDRDQQLKQRLKKAMGNMGA; encoded by the exons ATGCCTGCAGgcgcggccgacgccgtTCCGCCAGGCGGTCAGGCGCCCCTACCACCTCCTGACCTCATGACCTCGCTCCCCGCACCCGTCCTTCGTCTCCTGATCGTCTTTGCGGGTCCGATCGCCGCCCtccgcgccgtcctcgaagTACTGCTCTGGAAGCCTGAGCGGCGCGTGCAGAGCTGGATGTTCCTCCTCGCATGGTGGTTCACGTGCCTTTCAGGCGCGTACGTGTTTGCCTGGCTGGCGCCACCACTTCTATTCGCGCCCCTGCTTCCGCTGCAGCGGttgcgcctcggcgagcgtAAAATGCCCGTACAAACGACACCGGCGCGCCCGGCAACCTCGGAGACCCTTCTCCAGACCCTTGGCGACGTGTATAAGATCCTGGCGCTCCTCCCACCATCCCCCCTCCCGCCACTGTCCGCGACGTACGCACGGTTTCGCGCTCTTGGGGCGCGCCGCCTGGtccgcggcctcgccgTTATCTGGGGTCTCTGGATCGCGCTTGATCACACACTCGGCAcacgcgtcctcgtcgcccttgtTGGAACCGGTCTCATTCTCgccccatcccctcccctcgctCAGGTCGTGCACTTGGCCGGCAAGAgcctcgccgtccgccGCACCCTGGCCCTGGTAttcctcctcatcttcgGGTCGCCCGACCGCGACTACCGTCTCGGCTCCCCGATTGGATGGCTCAAGAGCAAGTGGGTGAGCTCCAGGCGCCCATCCACAGTTCTCGCCTCGAAGCCGGTCAAGGCGGTCGACTCACCAGCGCCCGCCGACCGCGCAGGCAATCCCATCTACTTCCGCTTCGAGCTACACGAAAATCAGCGCTGGTGGATGGGACTGGACTGGACGTCGGCTCTGCTCCCTCAAGAGCGCCCAAGTTGGTGCGACTCACATCTCTTACCTgtcgcgccgcctcaaGCTTTCGCACTCCccgccccctcctccatcgACCTGCCAGCACACACGCACACCGAACCGCGTGGAATGCTGCGTCGAACCGCGACATGGCGTTGGCTTGATGATGACTGGTCCGTCGTCAAGAAGGTCAAAGGTGCACCAGCGCCCTCTGACCCTACGCCTGTCGCGCCTCCTGCACCTGTGGCCCGACCCGCGCCGGGTCTTTTCTCACCCAGCGATGGACGATCACCGTCGATCGCCGAGACAGCGTTTGCCAAGGGCCTCGGGAAGCTGAAGAGCGTCCCACTACCTGGTACTCCAGCGTCTTCTTCACCTGCGCCGGCCAAGGCCTCGACGGACTCGCGCCGACAGCGCACAGGCTCCGAGAGCACGGATGCGTCGCATGAGGATGTAGTCAGCTCCGCGGCAGGACAGCCCGAAGGTTCGATCCCAGAGGCCGATGACGAGACGGACGCGGACGGGTGGGTGTACGGCGACAACAAGTGGGAGAACATGACTGCCAGGGGTGGGCTGGGTAAG ttTACGCGTCGCAGGCGAtggacgcgccgcgccgtctGCACCGAGAGCGTGCACCGCATTGCAGGGGCTCAAACGTCGTGCGACGAGGTCCCAGAAAGCGGGAGTGGGGCTGCTACCCCCATGGCGCGCCGTTCAAGTGGTGGCGTGCTACGCGGGCCGGGGTCGTCACCCTCCAAGGCCGGCGCGACGACTGCGTCTTCCGTGACCAGCGACGAGCACAAGGAACACCGGCCCATCGTCGCCCCGGTTCCAGCACCCTCGTCCATCGTGCCGCCGGCCCGCACCAGCCTCGATCGCGACCAGCAGCTCAAGCAGCGCCTCAAAAAGGCCATGGGCAACATGGGCGCATAG
- the PEX2 gene encoding uncharacterized protein (Peroxisome assembly protein) has protein sequence MIAAAVTEAGPSAPSGPYIPRAPLVSQVDAGELDDGIAQLLGDGVSRAFARFHPSIGPDAKPEIELVLKLAVFAAGVLGPATASPGLALSNLRLASGRTRPTRNKLLLYILLHPPLLPRYLLTRARVTALSRQWPDLPSHDIRRKLWRLLTRIEALAQAWELAGWGWFLLDGRYPSLLMRILKIRLVPDAPHLARMVSYEFMNRQLVWGVMTEFLMFALPRIPSLPYALNPNTLLGPVKTFLNQPTTIDYDALSAAQGSISAAKAAGIAAPSAAHAGVCAGIPLQTCPVCYLRRTSAPVALSGTDIELPALEDTDPEADPEDRIFLPAQTDCWGGCSYCYYCVADELAQFAQDHPEKGAKWQCLRCGGSVTKAKRVGAEPGALKQPEESDESTDEEKKTAEDNEARTLGSEPGPEDSWFAV, from the exons ATgatcgccgccgccgtcaccgaggCAGGTCCCAGTGCCCCAAGCGGGCCGTATATCCCCCGCGCACCACTCGTTAGCCAGGTTGACGCTGGGGAGCTAGACGATGGTATTGCCCagctgctcggcgacggcgtctcgcgcgccttcGCTCGCTTCCAT CCATCAATAGGACccgacgccaagcccgagaTCGAGCTGGTCCTCAAACTGGCTGTCTTTGCAGCCGGCGTGCTCGGGCCCGCTACCGCCAGCCCAGGCCTCGCGctctccaacctccgcTTAGCGAGCGGCCGCACGAGGC caacaCGCAACAAACTCCTGCTCTACATCCTTCTCCACCCgcccctccttcctcgctaTCTActgacgcgcgcgcgtgtgACTGCGCTCTCGCGCCAGTGGCCAGACTTGCCGTCGCACGATATCCGGCGTAAACTGTGGCGCCTGCTCACCCGcatcgaggcgctcgcgcaggcATGGGAGCTCGCTGGATGGGGTTGGTTTCTCTTGGATGGGCGCTACCCATCCCTCCTGATGCGGATCCTCAAGATTCGCCTCGTGCCCGACGCGCCACACCTCGCGCGCATGGTGTCGTACGAGTTTATGAACCGCCAACTCGTCTGGGGCGTCATGACG GAATTCCTCATGTTTGCGCTCCCTCGCATTCCTAGCCTGCCATATGCGTTGAACCCCAACACCCTGCTTGGGCCAGTCAAGACGTTCCTGAATCAGCCGACAACCATCGACTACGACGCTCTCTCGGCGGCGCAAGGGAGCATCTCGGCGGCAAAGGCAGCAGGCATCGCTGCTCCGAGTGCTGCGCACGCGGGTGTGTGTGCTGGCATCCCACTGCAGACCTGTCCCGTTTGCTACTTGAGGCGCACTAGTGCGCCAGTGGCTCTGAGCGGGACAGACATTGAGCTTCCGGCGCTTGAGGACACCGACCCCGAGGCCGACCCTGAGGATCGTATTTTCCTCCCAGCACAGACGGACTGCTGGGGCGGGTGCAGTTACTGTTACTACTGCGTGGCAGATGAGCTCGCACAGTTCGCGCAGGACCACCCCGAGAAGGGCGCCAAGTGGCAATGTCTCCGGTGTGGGGGAAGTGTAACCAAGGCgaagcgcgtcggcgccgagcctGGCGCCCTGAAGCAGCCtgaggagagcgacgagagcaccgacgaggagaagaagacggcAGAGGATAACGAGGCCAGAACGCTTGGGTCGGAGCCTGGGCCGGAGGACTCGTGGTTTGCAGTGTGA